In Dunckerocampus dactyliophorus isolate RoL2022-P2 chromosome 21, RoL_Ddac_1.1, whole genome shotgun sequence, the sequence AGTCCATACATTTTTGGTATGTTCCACCATGCCCCCCGTCCCCAGCACCAAGCGACACCGCCCCTCATAGATCTGCGGCTGTCACTGGCGGACACGGACAGTGACAAACGACACGCACACTCCGCCACACACTTATCAGCCAATGACTGACATCAAATGGAAACGTCTCTCAGTCTCCGGGCCCGGGAgccgagttgaaatattagcttGGTTGTGGGGGAGAAAGATGGCGACTGATAGGATGTGGCGCCATGTTTGGGCTCGGGCAAACAATGGTGTTGCTTTTCAGCTTCTCTGTATGCTCGCGTGATACTTTATATTGTTGAAAACTGTTAGAAAAGGTTGTTTTGTGGCCCGCAAGCCCCAGATGGCGGCCCGCTCCAAGTCCAAGGGGTCACAGAAGCCTCTCCCTATTAGTCATTGGTTGCACCACACTCACATAGTACACAATTCCCTCTACCATTGTAGCAAGATGGATGGCGTGTTCCCAAACTACAGGTGCTGCTCTACTTGGAAGCATTTCCCATTTTTCTCCTCACGCCTCTCCCTAGTGGTGATTAAACAAAGAGTACACGGTACAGCGGTGTATTAGTGCATTACTCGAAAGGCATACGATCAATCACTGACTAATTGACGCTCTTCGCGGAGGTGAAGCTCACCGTGCAGTTCAACCAGTACCCTCTAGAGGGCGCGCCTCCCGCCTTTTCGCCTTGGGAAGAAAAGGGGCGCTTTTAATGTGCAAGCTACGCCACCTTGCGGTTAATTCGCGCAGTGATGAATGGAAAACGTTCATGCGCTGTGGAAGCAGCTCTCAGGTGTGATGCAGCGCAGTTCCACACCAACCACAGCCAACAACACGATGCTACACCATTTTCAAGGGCATGAATGACTGTTTATCAGCACCCGCAGCCATGCCGCATATTACTTACTACTTATTTCTTATTACAATGTCTGTACTCACACAATGAACTGTTTCTCCTCGACCATTAACTTTTCATcactattatatatttattatcaatGCAACGTAAGTTATCAACATGCCACAACCCTTAACTCCTATTACTCATTATTTATGGTATTTCGATTAAGATTGGTGAatggtacatgttgaatacaggaagtgcacaAACAATGTATCAGTATTTGACGTGAAACGTAAAGgtagtaggattaaataagctttgcttctcgctactcctttttggacctGCGGAACCGTGAACTGTCACAAGTCATGCATTCAaatgtaacctgcatgcatgttcaaaataaatccaTTGCCATGTTTGTGTTTAGTTTGATTTCTGCACACCCCTGCAACGATGTCTatttttgtggttgtagtttgcaacaAGTGCATCATAATCGTCATCTCCGCCTCGTGTGTAACTGTGTAGGTCAACTGTAGTCAtgagacaaaaatataaacaagttTTGCAAGGGGATgtgacccttttttttttttcagtttctccTTTTTTGAAGAGCGCCGTGACAGTGGCAGGCACTTCCTGGTGGATCACAAGGGATGACTAAAATACCATTTGTGTCTGAAATGTTAGCAGGAACACAGACTGGGGGGCGTAAAAGTGCTTGACACTTACAAGGATGACTGTCATGGTCTCCAGGGATCTCCACGGTGAGCACTGGAAGGCCCCTCGAGCGCCGCGTCTTGCTGTTGCTGACTTCCTGTCGTGAGAagaagtagcagcagcagcagcagtgcaaAAAAGGTTAGTCGAAGTTCTCAGTCTCTCACCTGTACCCCACAGGTAAGCTGCAGCAGTCTGTGGCTTACCGCGGGAGCACATGAGGTTCTAGCAAGGTCTGGTGCTGCAGACTTTTGTTCACGGTGCACGCTTTTTGTACCACACGCGCACATGACCTGGCGTGCCAGCCAACAAACCCAACAGGCCCATGTGACCCATGTGACGCACATTTCTGCAATTGAGTGCTCGCCTGCATCAGTTTGCATCTCACTCTCAAAGTGCAAAGTCACTGACATCGGCAGGAGTACCACGTCATTGTTTCCCACCACCAACACCACCAACACATTCTCACCTGTAAGTTATTATGCACCTCACGGGGGACTCTTTGCCTTGATGAGAAATAACAGAACATTAGTAAAAggtccttttttttaatgctggtTGTGTGTGAAAATATACAATTGTCTTTTAATGCGGTTACATGTTGGAAAAACGACAGTACAAAGGCATGAAACAGTATTTACACTCATTTACATTATATACAAGGCTAGAATAGTTGGGGGGGAATGGGTCAAGGGAGAATTGAACAGAAAGTGCATGACTATTAATGGCAAAATACAAGTATGTACGGGAAGTGTGATACTGCATGATTGATACCAACCTCTTGCCTTATAAGGAAAGAGCAGGTGTGGTATCAGTGTCAGTCACAACTGACGGGCGTTTGGGAACCGCTTGGACTTTGCCGAGTCCCCCTTTGCTCAGTCCACCAGCGCacttcttcatcatcttcaggAGGTCCTGCCTGAAGCGCACGCCGACGAAGACGTACAGGAAGGGGTTCAAGCAAGCGTGGGTGTACGCCAGGCTCTTTGCAATCTGACCGGCGACGTCAAAGCGCTTGACGATATTGCACTGCGTGATGGTGGTGTTGGCGGCCTGCGAGGCCTCCATCATCAGCAGGCTGTTGTGCGGCAGCTGGGAGATGACGAACACGAACACCACAATGAAGATGACGCGCAAGGCTTTGTGCTTTTCAAAGTTCCGGGCCTGCAAGAGCGTGCGAATGACGACGGAGTAGCAGAAGATCATGACGAGGAGAGGCAGGAAGAAGCCCATGCAGATCTGCAGGGACAGCACTAAGATCTTTGTGcggttgtttatgttgttccaGTAGACCAGAACACAGAAGGACGACCCGCTTACGTCCGTCTTCACCTGGGCGAAAATAAACTCAGGCAGAGCAAAGAGCGCGGAGGCCAGCCACACAACCATGCAGGCCAGTTTACTGTAGAAGAGACGCTTTTTCTTCCAGTTCTGAGCCTTGGTGACCTGCACGATGGCGATGTAGCGGTCCACGCTGATGCACGTGAGCAGGAACATGCTGCTGAAGAAGTTGATCCTGTAGACGGCGGACACCACCTTGCAGAGGCTCACGCCAAAGTCCCATCCTTTGGTGGCGTCCATGGCCCAGAAGGGCAGTGTGCACAGGAAGAGGAGGTCGGCCACGGCCAGGTTGAGCAGATAGACGTCGGTCATGGTTTTGAGGCGGTTGCGCACCGTGGTGTAGATCCAGACCACCATGAGGTTGCCCAGGGAACCCAGCACAAAGATGATCCAGAAGAGGGGCGGTTCGTACCACCCTCGAAACTGTCGGACCCAGCTTCTGTCACACATGCCGGTGGTCTCAGTGGGACCTGTGTCATAGTAGTCGCTGTAATAATCTACAGGGTCCTGCAACACAAACACCAAAGGATAATTAGAGGTGCAATGGGTTCTTGTAGTTATCTTGTCTAATCAGCAAAACTGGATGATGCCCACGGAGATACATTGTTGTATTCTACAACCATataagttaagtttgtgtagatTGTGCCTGTTTGTCtatttctcattcattttcatttcctgtCAGGCAAGCTctagggttttttttcatcctTTCAAGCAATCTGCTGCTACAGACTCCTCATGGAGATACGGTTAACACAACATCAAaagctgtctcacacacacactcacaagttAACCAGAGCGTCTTGAGTGACTCTGTCTAGTTGTGCAGGTGTTGTGCGTCTGGAGAAACCACACGGCTGCATTCACGACTTCCTGCTGCTATCCAAAGTGTGTGCAGGCGGGCGCTATACGATCCACAGGGCGGGCGGGGGTGGTCTCGGGTTTGGAGCACGCACGTTTAGATGGGGGCCAGAGATAAAGAGCATCGTGGAAAGACGACGGCTGTGGTTTGCAACTGTGACTATGACTGTTTGTTGTTTACAGTGTGAGTATGCTaaacacagaaaaaacatacatcATTCAATACATTCAAGGGGCAATTGGGGCGGGGGAGTCACCTTTCACAGTTACCTTGGCTGCCAGTAATTAGCCTTGTGGGGAACAAATTGGATTTTTTGCTTTACATATCTATAGAAGTGTGAAACATTTATTTGGGGTGTGGTTTTTCCATTGCCGATCCCGCCCACCACAGATTTCATTCACAATCCATTTGAAGGTGCTTTTGCTGCAGCACCATCAAATATAAAATGTGTATACTTATTGTAAATGAAAAGGacatcaataaatcaataattctATAACACTGTCCAATGCAATTATTAACATCATATTTCTAAattttgccccctttctgattactttttttttttttgcatgtttgtcacacttcagtgtttcagatcatcaaacaaatgtagttcatgcaggtttggatttttttttcttttctcccttaataataaaaagatttaattaaaatgtgcattttgtgttgtcactgactaatatttaaatgggtttgatgatctgaaacatttaagtaacaaacatgcaaaaaaataaaagaagaaatcaggaaggggtcaaacactttcacaccactgtatgttgtaTATGTTAATTCTATTATTACTTGACTAAAAATgccattatttcatattttcatgaaatattaTCTATTcaattgacattttatttacagtacatgattTGGCACTCACACAAAAGTCATAGTAAGCCAACACAAACTTTGTTTTAATGAGCTCTTCCCACAGTCAACACTGGCAATGACATTAAACAGGGCTGCCTTCAGCTTTACAGTGAAGTCACATTTCTTATTTATCTAATATCTTGAttatatttttgctattttttcatgatttccTACAATAAACGGCCCAAGACGTCTCTGCACAATGTTGCATCTACTACAGTCTTAAAAGTAGAATACTCACGGTGACAAAGTCATTGCTCACGCCAGTCGTGTATGTTGAATGAATGACGTCTTCCATGTTGCCTACGATGACAAAGAAAACATGTATGAAAAAATACTAACGCCcgctgttgttgtattgttgtGGTAGTAAGAGACTTACCCTGTTAGGGAATATGCAAGCTCTGGTGTGATGCACGGCTCTTCTTCCTTTGTGCGAGTGAAGTTGACTCATCCTACCCGCTCTTTTATGGTTCCTCAGCCGCCATAAGATCACGTGCGTATCTCTCTATCTCTGTGTCAACCGACTGAAAGATCAACGCACAACCCCTCACGCTGCATCCTGCCCACCTTCTCTACAATAGAACATGATCCGTGCACCCTGTCAACGGCTCATGTCACTGAATATCGCTATCGAGACTGGAACCCAAACAATTTCCCCACGCTTCTCTCTACAGATGATTCAGtgttatatttgaaaaataaaaaaaaaacctttgtgtGCACAGGTGGAGCACTCATCATCATACATGACTGATGCGTGAAACCCAAAACCCTCAGGTGTGATTAAAGAGGACAGAAGCTGGAGAAAGACAGCCGTTTAAAGTGTGACTTGGATGGTGTAATTTAATGCCGCCTTCACTGTCACTTGGATGATCGATGACACCTGCGCTGGCGCTTTCTGTGTCATCAAGCTACATTTCACGGATCAAGCTCTCGTTTTCGGGAGTGTTAGATCAGGAATACTTAGATCTGGAGGTCGCGTTCGACCCCTGTGACCATGTGCTTAATGTGTTACACACACTGATCGACCCCATTAGCCCAACTAATACGTCATAATAAgacacttttgattgacactgtcagaaagAGGCATGTATTTCCTTATTGCTGCTGCTAATATTCAGGGTTTCTGACACAGCTGACAGTCCAGTTCTTTTTCAGAAACAACACTTaaaccattttttgtttttatttaagggatttgtgatgttttttttatttaagtcattttgatttatttttcttactttttacacttttatttaagtcatttgtattttttttcttttatgtcatttgtatttgtatttatttcaagtgtttttttagtgtcatttttatttttatttatttttaatgcttttatttaagttactttttttaatgtacatttaagtcatttttagttttattttttacacttacgtcatttatatttgtatttcttttaacattttttacacttttatttttacatttttattcatttacattttttttaaattgctgcTACAGACTCCTCATCTTTTGAACCATTAATagacataattacatgtccaaagtgcattttagaggaatttattaaggcattttgtcaaggaaatgaggaagcaCAATGTAACTATGCGCATACAAATGAAGCAAaaagtaaaatgacatttcaaaaagaccacaaaatGAGATATTTCACTTCTAACTGTGCAATGTAAATATACCACGGTGGAATATGACTAATATATTGTTCAGTTTTACTTCAAAGTACatatttttgtgtactttttgACTCTCTGTCTGagacccacccagaatggatccgcgACCCACTTGTGGGTCCTGAGCTcgcagttgagaaccactgattcaAGGAATCTGCTGGGTTTGATGCCATTTAAGGGCTGGTTTTGGCCAGTTGAATAAGGCTGGTATAAGATGATGCTCAAAACAAATGATTCATGTGACGcgacattgagaaaaaaaaaaaaaagcggggCATGCCAGGCTGGTAAAGGGAAATAAATCAAATGACAGTCACATTGTCGACCACAGTGGCACAACACATGGTGCATCAACAAAGCTGACGTACTGTAACCCTTTTTCAACATGTGGTAGTAAAACTTTACAGTATGTACGACCAGTGTTTGATTGACAAGCCGGATGATTGAAAGTGGAGGGCCTCCTGCTTGTTTCAACCGTTTCACAAGTTTGCGCCCACCCCACCTCTCCAATACGATTGTCTGTTTGCACCACAATGAGGCCCATAGGGAAGCAGCTGTGTTGTGTGACTGTCACCATCTGAGGAGGGTTTCCTTTCTTTCATGCTGTTCACTcgcatcttttttttcctcttttaaaCAGATACACACTCTTAGATCCATGAACACGTCACGCTGACTAAAGTGAAGTGTGTGGTCACCACAATATTCAAACCCACCAGGTTAAAAGTTTGACAGGTGAGCACACACAAACCCCAAGGATCAAACGTCCTTTTTCTTTCAGGAGACACAAGCAGTGAGGTACTATTGTGGTTGGTGCGGTTCAGTGTTTTAAAGCCGCTTGCGGGTATTATTGGTGGCAGCCCGCCACAAAGAGATTTGGAGCTACCTGTTAGGTGGCAGCATGCATCGCAGCTCCTCTCCCAAATCCCCATGCGGTACACATTAAAAGTTAAAGATgcatttacagtcgtccctcgccacgtcgagcttcgaattttgcggcttcaatCTCGCGCAGTTTTGGAAAagatatgaataaatcatcgctgtttcgtggttgactacggcctgaagtaaaatacatatttaggtCATTCAGAAGACGCCCTGAAAGACAtatgatatgttgtattctacactggtcagtaggtgtcagtaatgttacatttgccgcccagaaaaaaaaaaacaagaactctctcaatgctaacagtctatattatgtcttactttcccttattatgtctactatattgggtaatacgagtgtaaaggtgactataggggtgttatttcatgtctagagggctctaatttagtatttagaaggttgtaaaggttttctatgctttaacgatgaaaatattccttttataaataacaaatcctACTATTTGGAAATTCACTTCTGGAACCATTTACACATGCTAAAGAGAAACAACTGCACTCATCAAATACAAGCagacacaaaagcagaaaaaatggaaaaatagggTACAAAGGCTAAATGTAACGAGCAAACGCttaaatgttaatacaaataacacaataataacatactttttttagccttttaaaATAATCGTATGCACAAATTACCtgacaccaccaccacaaatggATTGCacccctgtgggaaacactcgTTTCATCATGCTCACAGTCGTTTCGAATATTTTCACCCTCTCATGTAGCTGAATAAAGGGAAGCCCCATTAGTGTCTGCATGTGTACctgatgatgtcatgatattatcCTGTTGCTGTGTGGCGCCCCCTGTTGAGTCAAGCAGTTGAGCTGCTGGAGTTTCCGCTTTTATTTGGAAACAAGCTTTTATGCACAAACCACATAATGCATGTCTCCATGGAATACAGCACGTGTACGATTTTAGATGATTATTTTTTGTTCTTCTCTCTCATTCCACTCCATTGTGCACAAGTTAAACGAAAGGTACCACGATGTTTGCAAAATAGTCTACCTTTTTTGTACGACGGAGTAAaagggccacattggaaaaaaaaaaccctgcagttttcaaaaacatagtcgtaagaataaactcataaatttactagaaaaaaaatgtcataaatgtacaaaaaaaagtcatcagtatacgagaaaaaaaatcgtaaatttacaagaataaagttgtaaatttatgagaaaaaaagttgtcaagctacaagaaaaaaaagctgtcaattcacaagaataaagtcggaaatttacgagaaaaaagttgtcaattcacaagaataaagtcggaaatttacgagaaaaaagttgtcaatgtacaagcaaaaaagttgtcaatttacaagaaaaaaatcgtagctttacgagaataaagtcttaaatttatgagaaaaaaatttgtcaatatacgagaaaaaaaagttgtcaatttatgagaataaagtcataaatttacgaggaaaaaagttgtcaatttacaagaaaaaaagttgtcaatttacgaaaaaaaagtcaaaatcaatttataagaaaaaaaaatcgtagatttccaagaataaagtcgtaaatttatgagaaaaaagttgtcaatttacgtGAATATAAtcgtaaatttccaagaaaaaagtcataaatttacaagaaaaaaagttgtcagtttacgagaaaaaaaacttgtcaatttatgagaaaaaaaattcttaaatttacgagaataaagtcctccctgaagagctatgctctattttccccgtATGACCCAACTATTACGGCTCTATTTTCGTaactttacgactttattcttgtagtattacgacttttttctcgtaaatgtacaactttattctcgtaaatttactactttattctcgaaatctcagattttatttatttcccaaTGTGGCCCGAATACTCCATCATATTTTTGTATACAGGCAAGCAAGGAAATCATTCTAGCCAAGTCAAGCGTACAAGCTGcgcactctt encodes:
- the LOC129174404 gene encoding C-C chemokine receptor type 9-like, producing the protein MEDVIHSTYTTGVSNDFVTDPVDYYSDYYDTGPTETTGMCDRSWVRQFRGWYEPPLFWIIFVLGSLGNLMVVWIYTTVRNRLKTMTDVYLLNLAVADLLFLCTLPFWAMDATKGWDFGVSLCKVVSAVYRINFFSSMFLLTCISVDRYIAIVQVTKAQNWKKKRLFYSKLACMVVWLASALFALPEFIFAQVKTDVSGSSFCVLVYWNNINNRTKILVLSLQICMGFFLPLLVMIFCYSVVIRTLLQARNFEKHKALRVIFIVVFVFVISQLPHNSLLMMEASQAANTTITQCNIVKRFDVAGQIAKSLAYTHACLNPFLYVFVGVRFRQDLLKMMKKCAGGLSKGGLGKVQAVPKRPSVVTDTDTTPALSL